From Ruegeria sp. SCSIO 43209, a single genomic window includes:
- a CDS encoding PKD domain-containing protein, producing the protein MSEGATAEITVMRRSVWQVSPDAVFFEVTVDGFDAVAPTAGQIYDSRFHDLYYFWDFDDPYDFQAPENLPSKHLNAGVAYGPWVSHTFRTPGSYRVSVFVIEPASGKTATASTDIVIEDPGAVFPARNTLFLSPSGNFEHSPPRARRLKTGDISSVFNDNIAGQEAAPKRIVLNRGEEYTFSGISPGFGGHTPSFHIVAGDGNADRPLVFCTGGVFWNDIAPRIPNPSKDMVWQNVVLESGFDSTSVLGGEHPILFTWFNNPPHLALLDGCSVSGLLAAIIVGQTEGGHSVVLNDTVVTNFGTAVLDASFEGFAITGSSIISDVNALIDSTGNGGWGARLAGNAVVSIIQNSDFFIRQGWSGNGKIIATQPCLRLNASSFEGAKINCQANAFEGGYNVVTMGPGEGQKKRPINALFEKNYVVGGYQTANLVNFGFGGTTIRNNVFVLPDSEQSLGTTNPHAFILLDGHNGGSSTSPDNNSAPISILNNTFVNRLRRDAYQWDVADNMAIFVNWQDHFNNITVANNVVYQTGTDDPMIGDAPLSSSVNVFFTPRERGYQSSTVDLRAQTATLNTPGMFDTYAPLPGSSALGDADETQPIAYDDFFGNQRPQYPSRGAQEAS; encoded by the coding sequence ATGTCTGAAGGTGCTACAGCTGAAATTACCGTTATGCGCCGCTCAGTTTGGCAGGTGTCCCCCGATGCCGTCTTTTTTGAAGTGACGGTCGATGGCTTTGACGCTGTGGCGCCAACCGCTGGTCAAATCTATGACAGCCGGTTTCATGACTTATACTATTTTTGGGACTTTGATGATCCATACGATTTCCAGGCGCCAGAGAACCTGCCTAGTAAACACCTAAACGCCGGTGTCGCATATGGCCCTTGGGTCTCACATACGTTTCGCACTCCGGGCAGCTATCGCGTTTCGGTTTTCGTCATCGAACCAGCTTCGGGAAAGACAGCCACAGCATCAACCGATATCGTGATCGAAGACCCTGGCGCCGTATTTCCAGCCCGAAACACGCTTTTTCTCAGCCCCTCCGGCAATTTCGAACATTCTCCGCCTCGGGCTCGGCGCCTTAAAACTGGCGATATCAGCAGCGTTTTTAACGACAATATTGCAGGGCAAGAAGCGGCACCCAAAAGGATCGTGTTAAATCGGGGCGAAGAATATACCTTCTCCGGCATTTCGCCTGGGTTTGGCGGACATACCCCATCCTTCCATATTGTCGCAGGAGACGGCAATGCTGACAGGCCGCTGGTTTTTTGTACAGGAGGGGTTTTCTGGAACGACATCGCCCCAAGAATCCCAAACCCTTCCAAAGATATGGTTTGGCAAAATGTGGTTCTTGAGTCCGGGTTTGATTCAACCTCGGTTCTGGGCGGAGAGCACCCCATCCTGTTCACTTGGTTTAATAACCCACCGCATTTGGCATTGTTGGATGGGTGCTCCGTTTCAGGTCTTCTGGCTGCAATTATTGTAGGCCAAACCGAAGGTGGTCATTCTGTCGTTTTGAACGATACGGTTGTCACCAACTTTGGTACGGCGGTTCTAGACGCCAGCTTTGAAGGGTTTGCCATCACCGGCTCTTCAATCATATCTGATGTCAATGCTCTGATCGATTCAACCGGCAATGGAGGATGGGGGGCTCGATTGGCGGGAAATGCTGTTGTTTCGATCATTCAAAATTCTGATTTCTTTATTCGACAAGGATGGTCTGGAAATGGCAAAATTATTGCGACGCAGCCGTGCTTACGATTGAATGCAAGCTCTTTCGAGGGCGCCAAAATCAACTGCCAGGCGAATGCCTTTGAGGGAGGTTACAATGTTGTGACAATGGGGCCGGGTGAAGGTCAGAAAAAGCGTCCCATAAATGCTTTGTTTGAAAAAAATTACGTGGTTGGAGGGTATCAAACTGCCAATCTCGTAAATTTCGGTTTTGGGGGCACCACCATCCGAAACAACGTTTTTGTTCTGCCGGATTCTGAACAATCTCTTGGAACCACGAACCCTCATGCATTTATTTTATTGGACGGACATAATGGCGGTTCTTCCACATCCCCAGACAACAACTCCGCTCCGATTTCTATTTTAAATAATACGTTCGTGAACCGGCTCCGACGAGACGCATATCAATGGGATGTTGCTGACAATATGGCAATATTTGTGAACTGGCAGGACCATTTCAATAACATCACGGTCGCCAACAATGTTGTCTATCAAACGGGAACTGATGACCCAATGATCGGTGACGCCCCACTTTCCAGTTCTGTCAATGTTTTCTTCACTCCCCGCGAGAGAGGCTATCAGTCATCTACAGTCGATCTTCGCGCACAAACAGCCACACTAAATACCCCCGGTATGTTTGATACTTATGCCCCCCTGCCCGGCTCCTCGGCGCTTGGTGACGCCGATGAAACCCAACCTATCGCTTATGATGATTTTTTTGGCAACCAGCGACCACAATACCCGTCTCGCGGCGCGCAAGAAGCATCATAA
- the asnB gene encoding asparagine synthase (glutamine-hydrolyzing), whose product MCGITGFLWPPGRPQVQDAPTCVQAMMSAIAHRGPDSQGHWVDEEVGVALGHLRLAIVDLSPAGHQPMVSSTGRYQLVYNGEIYNHRALRTELEDTGKAPEWRGTSDTEVMLRGFEVWGFEETIRRTQGMFAIALWDREERKLLLARDRLGEKPLYYGWQGTGKDALFLFGSELKALRTHPAFRAEVRRDALVAMLRHGHVPEDLTIYEGLMKLRPGEMAEVSLTAPGFARKFYWNGGAIAAAPRGPVPTDAEAINQLEALLLDAVGNEMMSDVPLGAFLSGGIDSSTIVALMQHLSNKPVHTFSIGFHEARYNEAVFAADVAKHLGTHHTELYVGDTDLRDVIPRLPTIYDEPFADSSQIPTFLIAELARQHVTVALSGDGGDELFGGYDRYQQGAALLGKLALMPSQLRRLGAGAVRALPATLLNQLIEPIRATPQGKEPNGQRLHRLANYAASHNVDELHRKMVSVWRFPEAAVIGGSNPPSILADHLPPRGDLGVIERMMQLDMLAYMPDDILTKVDRATMAVALESRAPLLDHRVAEFAWGLPLHMKVRGGQSKWLLRQVLHRYVPRELIERPKMGFEVPIGLWLRGGLKDWAAALLAPERLAREGYLDPVLVGQLWSQHQAGTHNWGHQLWNVLMFQSWLEMYAD is encoded by the coding sequence ATGTGCGGTATCACCGGTTTTCTCTGGCCTCCGGGTCGCCCTCAGGTACAGGACGCTCCGACCTGCGTTCAGGCGATGATGAGTGCCATTGCTCATCGCGGTCCTGACAGCCAGGGCCATTGGGTCGATGAGGAGGTAGGCGTTGCCCTGGGCCATCTGCGACTGGCCATCGTCGATCTGTCACCTGCGGGACACCAACCGATGGTGTCGTCAACCGGGCGTTACCAACTGGTCTACAATGGCGAGATCTACAACCACCGAGCCCTGCGAACCGAATTGGAAGACACAGGTAAGGCGCCGGAATGGCGCGGTACATCCGATACCGAAGTCATGCTGCGTGGCTTCGAGGTCTGGGGGTTCGAAGAAACGATCCGGCGTACCCAAGGCATGTTTGCCATCGCGCTGTGGGACCGCGAGGAGAGGAAGCTTCTGCTGGCGCGCGACCGTTTGGGGGAAAAACCGCTTTACTATGGCTGGCAGGGCACTGGAAAAGACGCACTATTCCTCTTCGGGTCAGAACTCAAAGCACTGCGCACGCATCCCGCGTTCCGCGCCGAAGTGCGCCGCGACGCGCTGGTGGCGATGCTGCGCCACGGTCATGTCCCCGAAGACCTGACGATCTATGAAGGGCTGATGAAGCTGCGTCCGGGCGAGATGGCCGAAGTCTCGCTGACAGCCCCCGGCTTCGCCCGCAAGTTTTACTGGAACGGGGGTGCCATTGCTGCCGCTCCCCGCGGCCCGGTGCCAACTGATGCTGAGGCCATCAACCAGCTTGAAGCACTCCTGCTGGATGCTGTCGGCAACGAGATGATGTCAGACGTGCCGCTTGGAGCCTTCTTGTCGGGCGGCATCGACAGTTCGACCATCGTGGCGCTGATGCAGCACCTATCAAACAAGCCGGTACATACCTTTTCCATCGGTTTCCACGAAGCCCGCTATAATGAGGCCGTATTCGCCGCCGATGTGGCGAAACATCTAGGCACGCACCACACAGAACTTTATGTAGGCGACACAGACCTGCGCGACGTGATCCCTCGATTGCCTACTATCTATGACGAACCTTTCGCCGACAGTTCTCAAATTCCGACGTTCCTAATTGCCGAACTGGCGCGCCAACACGTTACGGTGGCGCTTTCTGGCGACGGTGGAGATGAGCTTTTCGGCGGTTACGACCGCTATCAGCAAGGCGCGGCGCTGCTCGGAAAGCTGGCATTGATGCCCTCCCAATTACGTCGTCTTGGGGCGGGGGCCGTTCGCGCTCTCCCCGCAACGCTTCTGAACCAGTTGATCGAGCCCATCCGCGCAACTCCGCAAGGCAAGGAACCCAACGGTCAGCGTCTGCATCGCTTGGCCAATTATGCCGCGAGCCACAACGTAGATGAACTGCACCGCAAGATGGTATCGGTTTGGCGCTTCCCAGAGGCCGCAGTCATTGGCGGTTCCAACCCGCCTTCGATCCTGGCTGATCATCTCCCTCCGCGTGGCGATCTGGGTGTGATCGAACGGATGATGCAGTTGGATATGTTGGCCTATATGCCTGACGACATCCTGACCAAGGTCGATCGGGCGACCATGGCTGTGGCACTGGAAAGCCGCGCGCCCCTGCTCGATCATCGAGTGGCCGAGTTTGCCTGGGGGCTGCCCCTTCACATGAAGGTCCGCGGCGGCCAATCGAAATGGCTGCTCAGACAGGTGCTCCACCGATACGTCCCCCGAGAATTGATCGAGCGCCCGAAGATGGGTTTCGAAGTTCCCATCGGCCTATGGTTGCGCGGAGGGCTCAAGGACTGGGCCGCTGCCCTGCTGGCCCCCGAGCGCTTGGCCCGAGAAGGATACCTGGACCCCGTCCTGGTCGGGCAGCTTTGGTCCCAACACCAAGCTGGGACCCACAATTGGGGTCATCAGCTGTGGAATGTGCTGATGTTCCAGAGCTGGCTGGAGATGTATGCGGACTAA
- a CDS encoding glycosyltransferase family 2 protein, whose translation MTDRTYVLISPCRNEAAYMRRTLDSVVAQTETPSLWVIVDDGSTDGSMDILTEYAAKHDWIRIVSASDRGHRAVGPGVIDAFYAGLDTVSLENYAYLCKLDVDLDLPPRYFELLIERMETDPRLGTCSGKPYIRQDGKLISERRGDEMSVGMTKFYRRECFSDIGGFVREVMWDAIDCHKARQLGWIARSWDDPDLRFEHLRPMGSSQTSIYTGRRRHGFGQYFMGSDPLFFLATAIFRMTDRPYVLGGLATVRGYLGAWFRGEKQLDDPELRAFIRAYQRRALFKGKARAIAEQEAAKARAWSLSST comes from the coding sequence ATGACTGACCGCACCTATGTCCTGATCTCTCCATGCCGGAACGAAGCGGCCTATATGCGGCGCACGCTCGACAGTGTGGTGGCGCAAACCGAGACGCCGTCGCTCTGGGTGATCGTCGATGACGGCTCAACCGATGGGTCGATGGATATTCTTACCGAATATGCCGCAAAGCATGACTGGATACGCATCGTCTCCGCGTCCGACCGCGGGCATCGGGCCGTTGGTCCTGGTGTGATTGACGCGTTTTATGCAGGGTTAGACACTGTTTCGCTGGAAAATTATGCCTATCTTTGCAAGCTCGACGTCGATCTGGACCTGCCGCCGCGCTATTTCGAATTGCTGATCGAACGGATGGAGACTGACCCGCGGCTCGGCACCTGTTCGGGCAAGCCCTATATTCGTCAGGATGGCAAGCTGATCTCGGAGCGCCGTGGTGACGAGATGAGTGTCGGTATGACCAAGTTCTACCGCCGTGAATGCTTCTCCGATATCGGCGGCTTCGTACGCGAGGTCATGTGGGACGCCATCGACTGTCATAAGGCGCGCCAGTTGGGTTGGATTGCGCGTTCGTGGGATGACCCCGACCTGAGGTTTGAACATCTGAGGCCCATGGGGTCGAGCCAAACCTCAATCTATACCGGTCGCCGCCGCCACGGGTTCGGGCAGTATTTCATGGGGTCCGACCCGCTTTTCTTTTTGGCGACGGCAATCTTTCGGATGACCGACAGGCCATATGTGCTGGGCGGGTTAGCCACAGTGCGGGGTTATCTGGGGGCCTGGTTTCGGGGGGAAAAGCAGCTCGATGACCCCGAGCTGCGCGCTTTCATTCGGGCCTATCAGCGTCGGGCGTTGTTCAAAGGCAAAGCTCGGGCGATTGCAGAGCAGGAGGCCGCAAAAGCCCGGGCGTGGTCGCTCAGCTCAACTTAG
- the xrtD gene encoding VPLPA-CTERM-specific exosortase XrtD produces MTESAAQTVLNHRVGKSLHLGLLWLLVATVGAFIFLSPGLDALRIAWGLPEYSHAPLIPVLSGLLFLRQLKDYPERPGPIGDRWVGVAVVALALVFGALARLANIDDMAAYALILWVGGILLISFGWSTGKHFWPPVLHLVYMLPLPDTLYYKMSTWLQLISSELGVWMLGLLSVPVFLDGNIIDLGVTKLHVAEACSGLRYLFPILSFSYIFAILYKGPMWHKAILLIAAAPITVIMNSVRIAIAGTVVNYYGLDWLDGFTHFFEGWVIFVACVLLLFVLARIMLFFNPVKMSLTEALDLETDGLWTQAKRIRLVQPSAALITAAILAVGAVATWQMIPERGQIEVARERFALFPRTLGDWRTTPHQRLDPVVEETLGADDYRQVNMTRADGAEVGLFMAWYADQGRGGVHSPEICLPGSGWEIAWLERTDIAAEVGSATPFMINRAIVQHGEARMMVFYWFDQKGRKVAWDLAAKFWLMVDGIREGRTDGALIRLSTPIRPGESDAAAEERLLDALMAIEPPLPRFAPAG; encoded by the coding sequence ATGACTGAATCCGCAGCCCAAACCGTTCTGAACCACCGTGTAGGTAAAAGCCTGCACTTGGGCCTTTTATGGCTTTTGGTGGCGACGGTGGGGGCGTTCATATTTCTATCACCAGGACTTGATGCGCTGCGCATTGCCTGGGGCCTGCCAGAGTACTCACACGCTCCGTTGATCCCGGTTCTGTCCGGGCTTCTTTTCCTCCGCCAACTCAAAGACTACCCCGAACGGCCCGGACCCATTGGTGATCGTTGGGTCGGAGTGGCAGTCGTGGCATTGGCACTCGTTTTTGGTGCGTTGGCACGGCTGGCTAATATCGACGACATGGCCGCCTATGCGCTGATCCTTTGGGTCGGCGGCATTCTTTTGATCAGCTTTGGCTGGTCCACCGGAAAACACTTCTGGCCGCCGGTACTGCATCTTGTCTACATGCTACCGCTGCCCGACACGCTCTATTACAAGATGTCTACCTGGCTGCAACTGATCTCATCCGAATTGGGCGTATGGATGCTAGGGCTTCTGTCCGTACCGGTCTTTCTTGACGGCAACATCATTGATTTGGGCGTCACCAAACTGCATGTGGCCGAGGCCTGCTCTGGGCTCAGATACCTCTTTCCGATCCTCAGCTTCAGCTACATCTTTGCCATCCTTTACAAGGGCCCGATGTGGCACAAAGCTATACTGTTGATCGCGGCCGCGCCGATCACCGTCATCATGAACTCGGTCCGCATCGCCATCGCGGGAACCGTCGTCAACTACTACGGGCTCGACTGGTTGGACGGGTTTACCCATTTCTTCGAAGGATGGGTGATCTTTGTTGCCTGTGTGTTGCTTCTGTTTGTTCTTGCCCGGATCATGCTGTTCTTTAACCCCGTGAAGATGAGCCTTACCGAAGCTCTGGATCTGGAAACGGACGGGCTTTGGACTCAAGCCAAACGCATACGTTTGGTTCAGCCTTCAGCCGCACTAATCACGGCCGCCATTCTGGCCGTCGGGGCCGTCGCAACATGGCAGATGATCCCCGAACGCGGCCAGATCGAAGTGGCCCGTGAACGCTTTGCACTTTTTCCCCGAACCCTCGGCGACTGGCGCACAACCCCCCATCAGCGGCTTGACCCAGTTGTGGAGGAGACGCTTGGCGCCGACGACTACCGCCAGGTCAATATGACCCGAGCGGATGGCGCTGAGGTCGGACTTTTCATGGCCTGGTATGCGGATCAGGGTCGGGGTGGCGTTCATTCGCCTGAGATATGCCTGCCCGGTAGCGGCTGGGAGATCGCCTGGCTAGAACGAACCGACATCGCTGCAGAAGTCGGCAGCGCGACGCCCTTCATGATCAACCGCGCAATCGTTCAGCACGGCGAGGCGCGGATGATGGTTTTCTACTGGTTCGACCAAAAAGGCCGAAAGGTAGCATGGGATCTAGCAGCAAAGTTCTGGCTGATGGTGGACGGCATCCGAGAAGGGCGGACAGATGGGGCACTCATCCGGTTGAGCACGCCGATTAGACCAGGTGAAAGTGATGCAGCAGCGGAAGAAAGGCTGCTGGATGCGCTGATGGCGATTGAACCGCCATTGCCTCGGTTTGCACCGGCGGGATAA
- a CDS encoding class I SAM-dependent methyltransferase, translating to MKYLLFNTLMSMKKPFSDAARERRQAQFLKRMKIKGGERIIDLGGTVEFWRGFPVPLKLTIVNLPDPEKTVDASHELHEIEILDGDACDVNFANDLSYDIVFSNSVIEHVGAIDKRRAMAEEVLRLAPSYWVQTPSIWFPIEAHCNMPFWWAYPEWLKRRLISRWYKKLPAWTDMVAGTTVLLRAEILSLFPNCILWTEWKFGFPKSYVAYKPPSNSKGRVSEQM from the coding sequence ATGAAGTATCTTTTATTCAATACGTTGATGAGTATGAAGAAGCCATTTTCCGATGCGGCTCGCGAACGTCGCCAAGCTCAGTTTTTGAAGCGTATGAAAATTAAAGGCGGCGAACGCATCATCGACTTAGGGGGAACGGTAGAATTTTGGAGAGGTTTCCCTGTCCCTCTGAAACTGACAATCGTAAATCTGCCAGATCCTGAGAAGACGGTTGATGCAAGTCACGAGTTGCATGAGATTGAAATTTTGGACGGAGACGCATGTGACGTAAACTTTGCCAATGACTTGTCTTATGACATAGTTTTTTCCAATAGTGTGATTGAGCATGTTGGTGCGATCGACAAGCGTAGAGCGATGGCTGAAGAGGTCTTGAGACTGGCGCCAAGCTACTGGGTTCAAACTCCTTCTATTTGGTTTCCAATTGAAGCTCATTGCAACATGCCGTTTTGGTGGGCCTATCCTGAGTGGTTAAAACGCCGATTAATTTCTCGTTGGTATAAGAAATTGCCTGCTTGGACGGACATGGTGGCCGGGACAACTGTCTTACTGAGAGCTGAAATTTTGTCTTTGTTCCCTAATTGCATACTGTGGACGGAATGGAAGTTTGGGTTCCCCAAGAGTTACGTGGCCTACAAACCTCCGTCTAACAGCAAGGGCCGGGTTTCAGAGCAGATGTAG